One window of the Salvia splendens isolate huo1 chromosome 1, SspV2, whole genome shotgun sequence genome contains the following:
- the LOC121755377 gene encoding histone H1-like, with amino-acid sequence MAAITEEPVVHVEIEAEQPAAAAAAAAAEEVAKEDNPPPKSSKARKAAAPKEKKVPAPRKRSAPTHPPYFEMVQEAIVTLKERTGSSQYAIQKFIEDKQKTLPSNFRKMLLVQLRKFAANDKLVRVKSSYKLPPARAPKPAAAPAKKAAPAKPKAAAKPAKKPVAVKAKPKAKAAPAKTKTVAKPAAKAKPAAKAKTVAKPKAVAPAKAKAAPKRKAPEKPKAEKKPAAKAARTSTRSTPRKAVAAAAKKAPAAKKETPVKKAPAKSVKAKTVKSPAKKTAARKGKK; translated from the exons ATGGCAGCTATTACCGAGGAACCAGTTGTCCACGTCGAGATTGAGGCGGAGCAacctgccgccgccgccgccgccgccgccgccgaggAGGTTGCTAAGGAGGACAATCCGCCTCCGAAATCCAGCAAGGCGAGGAAGGCAGCCGCCCCCAAGGAGAAGAAGGTGCCGGCGCCGAGGAAGCGCTCTGCTCCTACTCACCCTCCCTACTTCGAG ATGGTTCAGGAGGCGATCGTGACTCTGAAGGAGAGGACTGGATCGAGCCAGTACGCGATCCAGAAGTTCATCGAGGATAAGCAGAAGACTCTGCCGTCGAATTTCAGGAAGATGCTGCTGGTTCAGCTGAGGAAATTCGCCGCGAATGATAAGCTCGTGAGGGTGAAGAGCTCGTACAAGCTGCCGCCAGCTCGTGCCCCTAAACCCGCCGCCGCGCCTGCTAAGAAGGCCGCTCCTGCGAAGCCTAAGGCGGCGGCGAAGCCTGCGAAGAAGCCTGTTGCAGTGAAAGCCAAGCCGAAGGCTAAAGCCGCTCCTGCCAAAACGAAGACTGTAGCGAAGCCAGCGGCGAAGGCAAAGCCGGCTGCGAAAGCGAAGACTGTCGCGAAGCCGAAAGCTGTAGCTCCTGCCAAGGCGAAGGCGGCGCCGAAGAGAAAGGCGCCGGAGAAGCCTAAGGCGGAGAAGAAGCCTGCGGCGAAAGCGGCGAGGACTTCCACCAGGTCGACCCCGAGGAAGGCGGTGGCTGCGGCTGCTAAGAAAGCTCCGGCGGCGAAGAAGGAGACTCCGGTGAAGAAGGCTCCGGCGAAAAGCGTGAAGGCTAAGACGGTGAAATCTCCGGCGAAGAAGACTGCGGCGAGGAAGGGGAAGAagtag
- the LOC121755404 gene encoding pentatricopeptide repeat-containing protein At3g22470, mitochondrial-like → MVSTTRAREAACAATALVSANSQKAKLSTIMASPPPNSTPFTKPPKIDLTQALKEFNKMLQTQPPPPISSFNAPLAAVARAKKHQDVIFMFNQMAGADLFPDYIGMHILLNCYCDSRRVGLGFAVMGVILKKGYNPNIVTFTSLIKGLCIEDRVGDALSLFRKIIAMGFYPNVKTWGTLVNGLCRSGNVGIALRVHREIRDGDVGCGLRFNPNLIYYCCLLDGLAKEGLLEEAKELFAEMEGRGISADVVAFGTLIDGLCKNGDWEGAKGLFFQMMDRGIRPNVVTFNMLIYALCREGKTDEARGMLDFMVERGEEPDFITYNTLLDGYCHEGRLDDARGLFVMIRNKGKRMEVTTYNVLINGYRKHHNLEEAMALFRDILSEDHKPTVVTFNILLIGLFQAGNIVAARDLYSKMEGHGVAPVSATYNILLDGFCKNDSLGEAIELFQSLEKSGYKLNSHACNCLLDGLCKAGKLDEACELFERLPNMRLAPTPYTYSIMINGFCKNGQLEKAKNLFLVIENSGYASDVAIFNTLMRGYCNNNDPANVVDLLQKMANRTLLPDSYTATIVVDLLSKTEGYSEFLKLIPNFSDKDRVKMTC, encoded by the coding sequence ATGGTTTCTACAACACGTGCTCGTGAAGCAGCTTGTGCTGCGACGGCTCTCGTCTCAGCGAATTCTCAAAAGGCTAAGCTTTCAACGATAATGGCGTCGCCCCCTCCCAATTCCACCCCTTTCACAAAACCCCCAAAAATCGACCTAACTCAAGCGCTCAAAGAGTTCAACAAGATGCTCCAAACGCAGCCGCCGCCGcccatttcatcattcaatgcGCCGCTAGCTGCGGTTGCCAGAGCCAAGAAACATCAAGATGTGATTTTTATGTTCAATCAGATGGCGGGAGCCGATTTGTTCCCTGATTATATCGGTATGCATATTTTGCTCAATTGCTATTGTGATTCGAGAAGAGTTGGTCTAGGTTTTGCTGTTATGGGCGTGATTTTGAAGAAAGGTTATAATCCAAATATTGTTACCTTCACTTCCTTGATTAAGGGTTTGTGCATTGAAGATAGAGTAGGTGATGCCTTATCTCTCTTCAGGAAGATAATTGCAATGGGTTTTTACCCTAATGTGAAAACTTGGGGCACTTTGGTTAATGGGCTGTGTAGGAGTGGGAATGTGGGGATTGCTCTTCGGGTACATCGAGAGATTAGGGATGGAGATGTTGGGTGTGGTTTGAGGTTTAATCCCAATTTGATCTACTATTGTTGTCTTCTTGATGGCCTTGCGAAAGAAGGGCTTCTGGAGGAGGCGAAAGAATTGTTTGCTGAGATGGAGGGGAGGGGGATTTCGGCGGATGTGGTAGCGTTTGGCACGCTGATTGACGGTTTATGTAAGAATGGAGATTGGGAGGGGGCGAAGGGGTTGTTCTTCCAGATGATGGATAGAGGGATCCGTCCGAATGTTGTGACGTTTAATATGCTGATTTATGCGCTTTGCAGGGAGGGTAAAACTGATGAGGCGAGGGGGATGTTGGATTTCATGGTAGAGCGGGGCGAGGAGCCGGATTTTATAACGTATAACACTTTGTTGGATGGGTACTGTCACGAGGGTAGGCTTGATGATGCGAGAGGCTTGTTTGTTATGATTAGAAATAAGGGAAAACGAATGGAGGTTACCACTTACAATGTGTTGATTAATGGTTATCGGAAGCATCACAATTTGGAAGAGGCAATGGCCCTTTTCAGAGATATACTTAGTGAAGATCATAAACCGACAGTTGTTACTTTTAACATTTTGTTAATTGGTCTATTTCAAGCTGGGAACATTGTGGCTGCACGAGATCTTTATTCGAAGATGGAAGGTCATGGCGTGGCACCAGTTTCTGCAACCTATAATATATTACTGGATGGTTTCTGCAAAAATGATTCACTTGGGGAGGCAATTGAGCTGTTCCAATCTCTCGAAAAGTCTGGCTATAAGCTAAATAGTCATGCTTGTAACTGCCTACTTGACGGGCTCTGCAAGGCAGGAAAGCTCGATGAGGCTTGTGAGCTATTTGAGAGACTCCCGAATATGAGATTAGCACCAACACCTTATACTTACTCGATCATGATAAATGGGTTTTGCAAGAATGGTCAGTTAGAGAAGGCAAAAAATCTATTTCTTGTCATCGAAAACAGTGGTTATGCTTCCGATGTAGCCATCTTTAATACACTTATGCGAGGATACTGCAATAACAATGACCCAGCCAACGTGGTCGATCTTCTTCAGAAAATGGCCAATAGAACCCTCTTGCCAGATTCATATACAGCAACTATAGTTGTGGACTTACTGTCGAAAACTGAAGGTTACTCGGAATTTCTGAAACTAATTCCCAACTTTAGTGACAAGGACCGGGTTAAGATGACATGTTGA